The window CACCAATCGCTTCGCCTCTGTTCACCATATGTCCACGGCCGAGGTCTCGACCATAGCACAGTGCACAGACACCGCGTTTGGAACGGCAGGTAAGCACCGAGCGAATCATGACACGGTCGATACCCGCTTCATTGATTTCCTCGATTTTACTCTCGGTGATCTCTTCACCAGCTTCGACTATAGTGTCGTTGGTGTAAGGATCAACCACGTCCTCCAAGGCAACACGTCCGAGAATTCTGTCACCAAGTGGTACGATAACTTCACCGCCATCCAATAGCGGCTCGGCTTCGATACCATCCAGGGTGAGGCAATCGCTTTCGACGATGGTCACTTCCTGGGCCACATCAACCAGGCGACGGGTCAAATAACCAGAGTTCGCAGTTTTAAGCGCGGTATCCGCAAGACCTTTACGGGCACCGTGAGTAGATGTGAAATACTCGAGTACGCCAAGCCCCTCACGGAAGTTCGCTTTAATCGGGGTCTCAATGATCGCACCGGAAGGTTTGGCCATCAGACCACGCATACCAGCCAGCTGCCTGATCTGGTCGCGGGACCCCCTTGCGCCGGAGTCGGCCATGATGAATACAGAGTTAAAGCTTGGTCCTTCCTCGATCTCGCCGTCTTTGTTGGTGAAAGATTCGACTTTAATCTCATCCATCATCTCGTTGGCGACATCTTCGGATGCCTTGGACCAGATATCAACAACCTTGTTATACTTCTCACCAGCAGTAATCAGACCGTCATTGTATTGCTGTTCTACATCGAGTACATCACCTTCTGCCTGCTCAACGAGTTCCACTTTCTTTTCGGGAATTCTCATATCGTCGATGCAGATAGAGATACCGGCACGGGTTGCATACTCATAGCCAGTATCTTTTAGGCGATCGGCAAGGATAACTGTATCCTTGGTTCCGGCTTTACGATAGGTGTAATCAATAAGGGCGGCAAGAGCCTTCTTACTCATCACTTTGTTCATCTCTACAAAGGGCACAGACTTCGGTACAAACTCCGCGAGCACGATCCTACCCATGGTAGTATCAATGATCTCGCCGTTCTTTCTGATCTTTACTCGCGCCTGCAGATCAATTTCGCCATAATCATAGGCGATACGAGCCTCGTCCTCATTAGAGAAGACCTTGCCCTCACCCTTGGCGTTGATACGTTCACGGGTCATATAATAAAGACCGAGAACAATATCCTGAGACGGAATAATGATCGGCTCGCCATTGGCTGGAGAGAGGATGTTGTTGGTGGACATCATCAGAACACGAGCTTCCACCTGGGCCTCAACAGACAGTGGTACGTGGACCGCCATCTGATCGCCATCAAAGTCAGCATTGAAGGCGGCACAGACCAGTGGATGAAGCTGAATAGCCTTACCCTCGATCAATACTGCCTCAAAGGCCTGCATACCAAGTCTATGCAGAGTAGGCGCGCGGTTGAGGATTACCGGGTATTCGGTAACAACCTCCTCCAGTACGTCCCATACCTCCTTAACCTCTTTCTCCACCATCTTTCTTGCACTTTTGATGGTGGTAACGAAGCCTTTTCTCTCAAGCTTATTGTAAATAAACGGCTTGAACAGCTCCAATGCCATCTTCTTCGGAATACCGCACTGATGCAGACGCAGGTGAGGTCCAACAACAATTACTGAACGACCTGAATAATCTACACGTTTACCAAGAAGGTTCTGGCGGAAACGTCCCTGCTTACCCTTAAGCATATCGGCCAGGGATTTAAGCGGACGCTTGTTGGCACCTGTGATGACACGGCCTCTTCTACCATTATCGAAAAGGACATCCACAGCCTCCTGCAGCATACGCTTCTCGTTACGGATAATGATATCAGGCGCATCGAGTTCAAGCAGTCGCTTAAGGCGGTTGTTACGGTTAATTACACGGCGGTACAGATCATTGAGATCTGAAGTCGCGAAACGACCACCCTCCAGAGGTACCAGCGGACGAAGATCCGGTGGAAGAACCGGGATAATTTCGAGAATCATCCACTCAGGCTGATTACCGGAATCGCGGAATGCCTCAACCACGAAAAGGCGCTTACCCAACTTCTGACGCTTGGTCTGAGAGTTGGTGTTGGCCATCTCCTCGCGTAGCTGTGCGGCAAGCTCAACGAGACGTGTAGCCGAAAGCAGTTCACGAATAGCTTCTGCGCCTATACCTACCCGAAACTGTGCTGGATACTCTTCACGGGCCTGACGGAATTTTTCTTCGGTAAGAAGAGAACCAACCGGAATAGCCTCGGTTTCGGACTCGACGACAGCATACTGCTCGAAGTAGAGAATCTTCTCGAGCTGCTTTAATGTCATGTCAAGAACCGCACCGATCTTACTCGGCAGACTCTTTAAAAACCAGATATGTGCAACAGGTGCAGCGAGTTTGATATGGCCAAGACGTTCACGACGAACCTTGGACTGAATCACCTCAACGCCACATTTTTCACAAACGACACCGCGGTGCTTCATGCGCTTGTACTTACCGCAGTTACACTCGAAATCTTTGACCGGGCCAAAAATCTTGGCGCAAAAAAGACCGTCTCTTTCTGGCTTGAACGTTCTATAGTTAATGGTCTCCGGCTTCTTAACTTCACCGTGTGACCAATCCATTATTTTCTCTGGTGAGGCCAGCGAAATTCTAACGCTTTTAAATTTAGTAGGGGCTTTCGGTTTTTGAAAAAAATTGAATAATTCTTCCACGAAATCACCTCTCCCTCATATTTTAGGATATGCCCGGCGACCAAGTCGCCGGACCTTGAAGAGATTTTCCTTCAAAACTGCTATGCAGTGTAGTCTTATGCCTGGGATCAATCAGTCAGTTCATTCTTCGATCAATTCCATATTCAGACACAACCCCTGCAATTCCTTCACCAGAACATGGAACGATTCAGGCAGACCTGTGGTGAGGAAGTTGTCACCTTTGACAATTCTCTCGTACATGGTGGTTCGCCCTTCCACGTCATCAGATTTTGCTGTGAGAAATTCTTTAAGTGTATAGGCAGCTCCATATGCTTCCATTGCCCATACCTCCATCTCACCAAGTCTCTGTCCACCAAACTGCGCCTTACCACCAAGCGGCTGCTGAGTGACCAGGGAGTAGGGCCCGGTGGAACGAGCGTGAATTTTATTATCTACAAGGTGGTGCAATTTGATCATGTACATCGCACCAACAGTCACCTTATTGGCAAACGGTTCACCCGTGAGGCCATCATAAAGCTGTGCCTGTCCCACCTCGTCAACACCTGCCTCTACAAGTAGTTTTCTGATATGCTCTTCCCGGGCGCCATCAAATACCGGGGTAGCCATATGTAACCCCTCTCTGTGTGCCCAGGCCCAGGTGATAAGTTCCTGATCAGTACGGCCTTCGGTGATTGCCTTGTATTCTTTCTCGGAATAGACAGCTTTCAGTTTTTCCCGAATCAGTTCTACAGCCTGTTCCTTGACCATTTTCTCAAGCTGCGCCCCAAGCCTTTTAGCAGCAAAACCGAGGTGAACTTCAAGCACCTGGCCAACGTTCATACGAGAAGGTACACCAAGCGGATTCAGGACTATATCCACGGTGGAACCGTCCTGGAAAAACGGCATATCCTCTTCGGGGAGAAGGCGCGAAACAACACCTTTATTTCCGTGGCGGCCAGCCATCTTATCACCAACAGAAAGCTTACGTTTAGTCGCAACGTAGACTTTAACCATCTTGACCACGCCAGGAGGAAGATCGTCACCTTTCTTCATCCTGTCGATAATGCCTTCATACCTGTCTGAAATAAGACGAGCCTGTTTTTCGTAACGTTCGTAGGCCTGCTCAACCAGATCTTCGTATTTCGCTCTCTCAGAGAACTCGATGTGGCGAAGCTGCTGAAAGCCGATGGCGACAGCCATATCCGCCTCAATCTTCTTGCCCAGTGCGACAACCAGCTCACCATCTGCGTCGAAAATATCCTTCTTGGCGGTTCGGCCTTCGATAAGTAGCCCGATCTCACCACATACACCGCGTCTGAGACTGCTCAGTTCGTCGAGTTTATCCTGGTTGAGTTTTTCAATCTCAAGATCCTCGATCATCAGGGACCGCTCATCCTTATCGACACCTTTACGTGAGAAAACCTTGGCGTCGATGACGACTCCGGTCACTCCTGGTGGCACACGCAGAGAGGAATCCTTCACATCCTGAGCTTTTTCCCCGAAGATTGCTCTCAGCAGCTTCTCTTCCGGTGAAAGTACGGTTTCACCTTTCGGGGTGACTTTACCCACCAGAGTGTCGCCGGCTTTCACTTCAGCTCCGATACGGACGATACCGGACTCATCGAGGTTTCTCAGAGTCTCTTCACTGACATTCGGGATATCGCGGGTGATTTCCTCTTTGCCAAGCTTGGTGTCCCGGGCCATGGTCTCAAAAACCTCGATATGTACCGAGGTAAAGGTATCCTCCCGCAACAACCGTTCGTTGACAAGGATTGAATCCTCAAAGTTGAAACCGCGCCATGGCATGAAAGCGATGGTAACGTTTTTACCAAGCGCCAGTTCACCAAGTTCACATGATGGACCATCCGCAAGCACTGTACCTTCGGTAACACGTTGTCCCGGCAGGGCCAGAGGTCTCTGGTTAAAGCAGGTATTCTGATTGGATTTCTTATATTTCTCGAGACGGTACACGGCAACACCGGTATCATAACCGTCCACACCAGGCTTATCGTAGCGTATCACGATACGGTTAGCATCCGACTCTTCTACCACACCTTCACCGGCTGCAAGCAGACATGCCCCGGAATCGCGGGCTACATAGCTCTCCATACCAGTACCGACCAGCGGTGAACGGGTTATGAGCAGAGGTACAGCCTGTCGCTGCATGTTCGAGCCCATCAAGGCACGGTTAGCATCATCGTTTTCCAGAAAGGGGATAAGCGATGTGGCGACGGAAACGAGCTGGTTTGGCGCGATATCCATGTAGGTGACGCTGTCGGCATTTGCGGTGACAACCTCACCTTCCTCCCGAACAACCAGATTTCCTTCGGCAATTTCCTTATCACCACCTTCCTTCATCAAGGCCGGGGCGATAATCTGATTCTGCTCCTGCAGTGCACTCAGATATTTGATCTGGTCAGAAACGATTCTGTCATCAACCTTGCGATACGGAGTCTCAATGAAGCCGTATGGGTTAATGCGCGCATATGTTGCAAGCGAGACGATCAGTCCGATATTCGGCCCCTCAGGAGTCTCAACGGGACATATACGTCCGTAGTGTGTCGGATGTACGTCACGAACTTCAAATCCTGCACGTTCGCGGGAAAGACCACCCGGTCCGAGCGCTGACAGACGGCGCTTATGGGTCACCTCGGACAATGGGTTGGTCTGATCCATAAACTGGGACAGCTGGGAGGTTCCGAAGAACTCCTTGATGGCAGCAGAGATCGGCTTGGGATTGACCAGGTCATGTGGCATCAACGTCTCGACATCCTGAAGAGTCATTCTCTCCTTGATGGCGCGCTCCATTCTGACCAGGCCCATGCGGTACTGGTTTTCAACCAGCTCACCTACCGTACGAACTCTTCTGTTACCGAGATGATCGATATCATCTACAGCACCCTGGCTGTCTTTAAGACGAACAAGATATTTAATCGATTGGACAATATCTTCTTTGGTAAGAGCACGGTTTTCGATATCGATATCGAGACCAAGTCTGGCGTTGATCTTGTATCGACCTACTTCCGAGAGATCGTAGAGATCTGCGTTAAAGAAAAGATTGTCAAAAAATCCCTGAGCAACCTCAATGGTTGGAGGACTTGATGGACGAAGTCTTCTATAGATTTCGAGAAGTGCTTCCTCGCTTGAAGCGACCTTATCAACCGAGAGGGTCTTGGAGAACGATTCGGAGTACTTAACACCATCAATGAACAATGTCTTGAACGAGGTGATACCGGCTGCCACGAGAGTCTGGAGAACTGTTTCCGTGATCTCGGTGTTACAAAGTGCAAGCGGTTCCCCATCCTCAGGGTTGAGGATAGTCTCAGCCAACACCTTACCGGTAACCGATTCGACGGAAATACGCAGTTTGCTGATTTCATCCGTAGCAATCCGCTTCGCCATGGCCTTACTGATCTTACGGCCCGTCTTGGCTATAATCTCGCCATCAGCAGGAGACACCAGATCGTACTCAAGCCGTTGGCCGAGCATGATCTCCGGATCAAAATCAATAAAGAATTCCTCTCCCTCGATGCTTACGTTGCTGATAGGGTAGAACTCACTCAGCAGGGATTCTGCATCGTAGCCGATCGCTTTCAAGAGAGTAGTAACCGGAAATTTACGACGCCTGTCGATACGAACGTGAAGAACGTCCTTAATATCGAATTCGAGATCAATCCAGGAACCACGTACAGGGATAATACGGGCAGAGTAGAGCAGCTTACCACTGGCGTGAGTTTTACCGTTATCGTGGGTATAAAACAGACCTGGTGAACGCTGCAACTGCGAGACGATAACTCGCTCTGTACCATTAACTACAAAAACACCATCGGCGGTCATCATAGGCAGTGAGCCGAGAAAGACCTCCTGCTCTTTGATATCGCGAATGGTTTGAACACCGGTCTCCTCGTCTACATCAAAAGTGATGAGACGAACGACAATTTTCAGCGGGATCTCATACGTCATGCCCCGTTGCTGACATTCTTCAACGGTATATTTTGGCTCACCAAATTTATATCTGACGTATTCGAGGGAACAGAGTCCGTTAAAGTCGTTAATAGGGAAGACACTCTTGAAAATCGCCTCTAACCCGATGTCCTCTCGATCCTCCGGCTCAGTGTTAATCTGCAGGAATTCCTCATACGATATTCTCTGCATTGAAATGAGATGAGGTGGCTCGATGATGTTGTCGGCCGTGGCAAAGTTCTTTCTAACTCGTTCCATAAATTATCCTCGAGGTTGCCTGTAATTTGTTACAAACTACTTAGCCCAGTCTGATTTCTAAAAATGATGGTTCAGCGTTTAGCTGAACAAAAAGGAAGTGATTAAAGTTTAGGATTTGAGTATGAATTATGCGAAATGATAACTTTCGGGTAGTTCGTGTTAAGAATAAGCAGACTTTCGGTAAAAAAAAGCGATATTGCGGGACTGAACATACCTTTTCTCCTCTTTTATTTGTTTACTCAAATATAGAAACGGCAAAGATACATGTTTAATCGCTTGTAATTACTGAACATTTTTTTCGAATTTTTCGTACAGTCTAAAGCACGACACGCTACGTGGCAAAGCCCGTAGCGTGTCGTGTGTACCGATTGCAACCGCCGAAGCGTTTGCTTGCAAGTAAGTGGACTACTTGATCTCTACAGTACCACCTACAGCTTCGATCTTGGTCTTGATCTCTTCGCACTCATCCTTGGAAGCAGCCTCTTTCAACGGAGCAGGTGCACCCTCAACCAGAGCCTTAGCCTCTTTCAGACCGAGACCGGTGATAGCGCGAACTTCTTTAATAACCTTGATCTTCTGATCTCCAGCAGCCGCCAGAATAGCGTCAAACTCAGTTTTCTCTTCTGCAGCAGCACCAGCATCTGCAGCACCACCGGCAACTGCAACAGCTACAGGAGCAGCAGCGGAAACACCGAATTTCTCTTCGAACTCTTTGATCAGTTCGGAGAGCTCGAGTACAGACATGTTGGAAATAAACTCAATTACATCTTCTTTAGTAATGGACATTATAGAATACCTCGTTCAGAATTTTTTAACAATTCGTCTCAATTAATGATAATTTAGGCGCCAGCCTGCTCTTTCTGCTCTTTGAGAGCGTTCAGTGCATAGCCAAAGGTACGTGGAACTCCGGTGAGTACCTGGACAAGTCCGGTAGGTACACCGTTGAGTACGGACAGGAACTGTCCAAGAAGTACTTCTTTGGATGGCAGCTTGGACAGAGCAATAATTCCGTCCAGTTCAAGTTTCTCTCCTTCGAGAGCACCACTTCTGATCTTGAACTTCGCATGGTCTTCGGCAAATTTGGCAAGCACCTTTGCAGGTGCAACCGGATCCGAGTAGGCCATGATAACTGCGGTGGTTCCGACGAAATCGTCACTCAACGCGGCATTATCAGTATCAGCGGCAGCTCTTTTCAGGAGAGTGTTTTTGGCAATGCGAATCTCAGAATCACTCTTGCGTAATTCCACACGCAATTCTTGTAACTCAGAGACCTTCAAACCACAATAGTCGGCGACAACAGCAAAGCTAGCCCGGCTGAACGAGTCGTTCAATTCCGAAACTACCGTCGCTTTTTCATCACGATTCAAAGTGCTCCTCCCTATATAGAAGTTTTAATAGTTTTCGAAACAGCAGCTACAACGCTGATACGAACAAAAATGGTTACCCAATTTTGTCCATGTAGTAAGGCTTACGCCTTGCGTCTCGGCAGGTCACACCCTGATCGGCATGATTAAACACTTGTGTACCCGCTGTCTTCGACCAAAAAGAGCATCAACCTGATGATTGATGCTCCGTCCAAAAATTTACTTAATCATTGCCCTGATTTGCACAGGGTCGAGTTTAACGCCAGGTCCCATTGTTGTGGAAACAGTGATAGACCGGAGATAAACTCCTTTACTCGCTGAAGGTTTCAGCTGAATAATTTTCTCAATAAATGCGGTAACATTCTCGATTACTTTCTGTTCCCCAAAGGAGGTTTTACCAACGCCTGCGTGAATGATACCAGACTTGTCTACTTTGAAGTCAACCTTTCCGCCTTTAATATCTTTGACAACATTGGCGACATCGAAGGTTACAGTACCGAGTTTTGCATTCGGCATAAGGTTACGTGGTCCGAGAATACGACCGATTTTACCAACAGTTCCCATCATGTCTGGAGTAGCAACTGTCTTATCGAACTCGAGCCAACCACCCTGGATTTTCTCAACAAGGTCGTCTGCACCAACAAAATCAGCACCCGCTTCTTTCGCCTCGGCCTCTTTAGGACCTTTAGCGAAAACCAGTACTCTGGTAACCTTACCGGTACCATGTGGCAGAACAACAGAAGAACGGATCATCTGATCAGCGTGACGCGGATCTACTCCGAGCTTCATTGCGATGTCGAAGGTTTCGTCAAATTTAGCATAGCTCATAGAAAGAGCTTTTTTGATACCTTCTTCCAGAGAGTAAAGAACACTTTTATCTAATGTCTCAACTTTATTTTTATAATTTTTTCCGCGTTTCGGCATGATGCCTCCTACTTTGACAAAGCTAACAAGCTCAGTCAGCAGTGATTTTATGCAAATCTTTTGATTAACTTAATTAATCTACTACAGTTATTCCGCAGCTACGGGCAGTACCTTCAACGATTTTCATCGCTGCATCGATATCGTATGCGTTCAGGTCAGGCATTTTGATTTCCGCAATTTCGCGAACCTTGTCACGACCGAGCTCAGCTACACGCTCTGCTTTCGGATTACCGGAACCTTTTTGCAGGTTTGCTGCCTTGAGCAACAGAACGGATGCAGGCGGGGTCTTGGTAATATAACTGAAAGACCTATCCTGGTACACAGTGATAACAACCGGAACGATTGTATCGCCGAGACTCTGGGTCTTTGCATTAAATGCCTTGCAGAACTCCATGATGTTCACACCATGCTGGCCCAGTGCAGGACCTACTGGCGGAGATGGGTTCGCTTTACCTGCAGGAATCTGCAGTTTAATGAATGCCATTGCTTTTTTGGCCATTTTTTCACTCCAACTAACAAGCTGTTTTCTATTTTATGCAATCCAAGATTAGATTGCCGCAGCTACGAATGGTATCGGTCTAGCTGCCTGTCAGGTATTGCTGACTTGAACAAACTCCAACTCAACGGGTGTTTCACGACCGAAGATAGATACCATAACGCGAACACGGCCTTTCTCAGGAAAGACCTCGTCAACAACGCCTTGAAAGTTAGCGAACGGTCCATCGATTACACGTACCGTTTCACCCACATCGAAGATGACTTTCGGCCTCGGTCTATCTGAGCCGTCTTGGATTCGACCTATAATTTTTGCTGCATCCTCGTCGGATATGGGGACCGGATTGCGATCATCGCCGACAAAGCCGACTACTCTTGGCATGTTCTGGTGAATTGTATGCCAGGTCTGATCGTTCAATTCCATGCTAACAAGCATATAACCAGGAAAGAACCTACGTGATGAGGTCTTCCTGGATCCCTTGATCATCTCAACTACCTGTTCTGTCGGTACGAGAATTTCGCCAAAGTACTCTTCGAGTCCTTCTTTACGAATCCTCTCTTCGAGGGTGGTCTTAACCTTGTCCTCAAACCCGGAGTGAACCTGAAGTATGTACCATTGCCTTGCCATGAGTCAAATTTTTCCTCGAGTGTTTGAAAAAAGTTGGAGCAGTTCTATCAGCCTGGTCCGTCCTATCAAACTGGACCCCGGAATCATCCTATCGCAAGAGAGACGAAACAAGTTTACCGAGAAGAAGATCAACAGAACCAAGATACGCCGCCATTACAAATGTAAGCACAACTACGATTCCAGTCAGACCCAAGGTCATTTTTTTGTCCGGCCACACTATCTTGCCGAATTCAACCTTTACTTCTTCAATAAATTTTTTGATTTGAGCAGGTGCGAATGGTGATGGCTCCTTAACCTTAGCCACTGCATCAGTCTTTTTAGTCTTGGGTTTACCTGCCATATCATTATCCGAGAAGAGATTTACCTAGTTATTTCCAGCAAATAGAGGTCAAAAAAACTACGTACACCAAACACAAAAACACCTGCCATAAAAATGGCAGGCCAGGAGGGATTCGAACCCCCAACCCCCGGATTTGGAGTCCGGTGCTCTACCAATTAGAGCTACTGGCCTGTGTTTCGTTACTTAGTCTCCTTGTGCGGAGTATGACTCCGGCAGAAAGGACAATACTTCTTGAACTCAAGTTTGTTCGGAGTATTTTTCTTGTTTTTTGTGGTCGTATAGTTACGACGTTTGCATGTACCACATGCAAGGGTGACTATATCTCTCATTCTGATCTTCCTATGCGAAATTTACCCTGCCCGAATATACCCGAGGCAGGGTAAAATATTCTTGCGCCGCTACTACTTAACGATCTTAGATACTACACCGGCGCCTACGGTTCTACCACCTTCGCGAATTGCGAAACGGAGACCCTCGTCCATGGCAATAGGGGTGATCAGTTCTGCGGTAACAGATACATTATCACCTGGCATAACCATCTCGGTACCCTCTGGAAGGGTTACAATACCGGTAACGTCAGTTGTTCTAAAGTAGAACTGTGGACGATATCCGTTGAAGAATGGAGTATGACGTCCACCCTCGTCTTTACCGAGAATGTAACACTCTGCCTCAAAATTGGTGTGAGGGGTAATAGAACCTGGCTTGGCAAGAACCTGGCCACGCTCAATTTCTTCACGCTTAACACCACGAAGGAGAGCACCGATGTTGTCACCCGCCTGTCCCTCATCAAGGAGCTTACGGAACATCTCTACACCAGTACAGGTGGTCTTCTGGGTCTCTTTGATACCGACGATCTCAACTTCCTCACCAACCTTGATGATACCACGCTCTACACGACCGGTAGCAACGGTACCACGTCCGGAGATAGAGAATACATCTTCGATCGGCATCAAGA of the Desulfosediminicola ganghwensis genome contains:
- the rplJ gene encoding 50S ribosomal protein L10, giving the protein MNRDEKATVVSELNDSFSRASFAVVADYCGLKVSELQELRVELRKSDSEIRIAKNTLLKRAAADTDNAALSDDFVGTTAVIMAYSDPVAPAKVLAKFAEDHAKFKIRSGALEGEKLELDGIIALSKLPSKEVLLGQFLSVLNGVPTGLVQVLTGVPRTFGYALNALKEQKEQAGA
- the rpoB gene encoding DNA-directed RNA polymerase subunit beta; translation: MERVRKNFATADNIIEPPHLISMQRISYEEFLQINTEPEDREDIGLEAIFKSVFPINDFNGLCSLEYVRYKFGEPKYTVEECQQRGMTYEIPLKIVVRLITFDVDEETGVQTIRDIKEQEVFLGSLPMMTADGVFVVNGTERVIVSQLQRSPGLFYTHDNGKTHASGKLLYSARIIPVRGSWIDLEFDIKDVLHVRIDRRRKFPVTTLLKAIGYDAESLLSEFYPISNVSIEGEEFFIDFDPEIMLGQRLEYDLVSPADGEIIAKTGRKISKAMAKRIATDEISKLRISVESVTGKVLAETILNPEDGEPLALCNTEITETVLQTLVAAGITSFKTLFIDGVKYSESFSKTLSVDKVASSEEALLEIYRRLRPSSPPTIEVAQGFFDNLFFNADLYDLSEVGRYKINARLGLDIDIENRALTKEDIVQSIKYLVRLKDSQGAVDDIDHLGNRRVRTVGELVENQYRMGLVRMERAIKERMTLQDVETLMPHDLVNPKPISAAIKEFFGTSQLSQFMDQTNPLSEVTHKRRLSALGPGGLSRERAGFEVRDVHPTHYGRICPVETPEGPNIGLIVSLATYARINPYGFIETPYRKVDDRIVSDQIKYLSALQEQNQIIAPALMKEGGDKEIAEGNLVVREEGEVVTANADSVTYMDIAPNQLVSVATSLIPFLENDDANRALMGSNMQRQAVPLLITRSPLVGTGMESYVARDSGACLLAAGEGVVEESDANRIVIRYDKPGVDGYDTGVAVYRLEKYKKSNQNTCFNQRPLALPGQRVTEGTVLADGPSCELGELALGKNVTIAFMPWRGFNFEDSILVNERLLREDTFTSVHIEVFETMARDTKLGKEEITRDIPNVSEETLRNLDESGIVRIGAEVKAGDTLVGKVTPKGETVLSPEEKLLRAIFGEKAQDVKDSSLRVPPGVTGVVIDAKVFSRKGVDKDERSLMIEDLEIEKLNQDKLDELSSLRRGVCGEIGLLIEGRTAKKDIFDADGELVVALGKKIEADMAVAIGFQQLRHIEFSERAKYEDLVEQAYERYEKQARLISDRYEGIIDRMKKGDDLPPGVVKMVKVYVATKRKLSVGDKMAGRHGNKGVVSRLLPEEDMPFFQDGSTVDIVLNPLGVPSRMNVGQVLEVHLGFAAKRLGAQLEKMVKEQAVELIREKLKAVYSEKEYKAITEGRTDQELITWAWAHREGLHMATPVFDGAREEHIRKLLVEAGVDEVGQAQLYDGLTGEPFANKVTVGAMYMIKLHHLVDNKIHARSTGPYSLVTQQPLGGKAQFGGQRLGEMEVWAMEAYGAAYTLKEFLTAKSDDVEGRTTMYERIVKGDNFLTTGLPESFHVLVKELQGLCLNMELIEE
- the rpmG gene encoding 50S ribosomal protein L33, with amino-acid sequence MRDIVTLACGTCKRRNYTTTKNKKNTPNKLEFKKYCPFCRSHTPHKETK
- the rplA gene encoding 50S ribosomal protein L1 yields the protein MPKRGKNYKNKVETLDKSVLYSLEEGIKKALSMSYAKFDETFDIAMKLGVDPRHADQMIRSSVVLPHGTGKVTRVLVFAKGPKEAEAKEAGADFVGADDLVEKIQGGWLEFDKTVATPDMMGTVGKIGRILGPRNLMPNAKLGTVTFDVANVVKDIKGGKVDFKVDKSGIIHAGVGKTSFGEQKVIENVTAFIEKIIQLKPSASKGVYLRSITVSTTMGPGVKLDPVQIRAMIK
- the rplK gene encoding 50S ribosomal protein L11, with the protein product MAKKAMAFIKLQIPAGKANPSPPVGPALGQHGVNIMEFCKAFNAKTQSLGDTIVPVVITVYQDRSFSYITKTPPASVLLLKAANLQKGSGNPKAERVAELGRDKVREIAEIKMPDLNAYDIDAAMKIVEGTARSCGITVVD
- the rplL gene encoding 50S ribosomal protein L7/L12, translated to MSITKEDVIEFISNMSVLELSELIKEFEEKFGVSAAAPVAVAVAGGAADAGAAAEEKTEFDAILAAAGDQKIKVIKEVRAITGLGLKEAKALVEGAPAPLKEAASKDECEEIKTKIEAVGGTVEIK
- the rpoC gene encoding DNA-directed RNA polymerase subunit beta'; translation: MEELFNFFQKPKAPTKFKSVRISLASPEKIMDWSHGEVKKPETINYRTFKPERDGLFCAKIFGPVKDFECNCGKYKRMKHRGVVCEKCGVEVIQSKVRRERLGHIKLAAPVAHIWFLKSLPSKIGAVLDMTLKQLEKILYFEQYAVVESETEAIPVGSLLTEEKFRQAREEYPAQFRVGIGAEAIRELLSATRLVELAAQLREEMANTNSQTKRQKLGKRLFVVEAFRDSGNQPEWMILEIIPVLPPDLRPLVPLEGGRFATSDLNDLYRRVINRNNRLKRLLELDAPDIIIRNEKRMLQEAVDVLFDNGRRGRVITGANKRPLKSLADMLKGKQGRFRQNLLGKRVDYSGRSVIVVGPHLRLHQCGIPKKMALELFKPFIYNKLERKGFVTTIKSARKMVEKEVKEVWDVLEEVVTEYPVILNRAPTLHRLGMQAFEAVLIEGKAIQLHPLVCAAFNADFDGDQMAVHVPLSVEAQVEARVLMMSTNNILSPANGEPIIIPSQDIVLGLYYMTRERINAKGEGKVFSNEDEARIAYDYGEIDLQARVKIRKNGEIIDTTMGRIVLAEFVPKSVPFVEMNKVMSKKALAALIDYTYRKAGTKDTVILADRLKDTGYEYATRAGISICIDDMRIPEKKVELVEQAEGDVLDVEQQYNDGLITAGEKYNKVVDIWSKASEDVANEMMDEIKVESFTNKDGEIEEGPSFNSVFIMADSGARGSRDQIRQLAGMRGLMAKPSGAIIETPIKANFREGLGVLEYFTSTHGARKGLADTALKTANSGYLTRRLVDVAQEVTIVESDCLTLDGIEAEPLLDGGEVIVPLGDRILGRVALEDVVDPYTNDTIVEAGEEITESKIEEINEAGIDRVMIRSVLTCRSKRGVCALCYGRDLGRGHMVNRGEAIGVIAAQSIGEPGTQLTMRTFHIGGTASRSVEQAEIQTQRGGKVEFRNLHSVVNAEGIKIVMNRNAEIVVVDELERDRERFKVNYGAQLLVAEGAEVEPGTILADWDAYTIPIVSEVGGIIRYGDVLEGISMQEKVDPVTGKSSKVITHSSSSAQLNPRVSVKNERGKTLKLPNSEVHARYSLPVGSIISVNEGDEIQPGTIVGKIPRESSKTKDITGGLPRVAELFEVRKPKEPAVISKIDGRVSFGKELKGKRRVVVTPEYGESEEYLVPKSKHIIVHEGDYVQAGEPLMEGTVVPNDILSVLGVKELAKFLVNEIQEVYRLQGVKINDKHIEVIVRQMLKRVMITSAGDSKFMIGEQVEWWKFEEERDKLMSEGLMPAVAEPLLLGVTKASLSTESFISAASFQETTKVLTNAAMAGKVDELAGLKENVIMGRLISAGTGLDGR
- the nusG gene encoding transcription termination/antitermination protein NusG gives rise to the protein MARQWYILQVHSGFEDKVKTTLEERIRKEGLEEYFGEILVPTEQVVEMIKGSRKTSSRRFFPGYMLVSMELNDQTWHTIHQNMPRVVGFVGDDRNPVPISDEDAAKIIGRIQDGSDRPRPKVIFDVGETVRVIDGPFANFQGVVDEVFPEKGRVRVMVSIFGRETPVELEFVQVSNT
- the secE gene encoding preprotein translocase subunit SecE, with translation MAGKPKTKKTDAVAKVKEPSPFAPAQIKKFIEEVKVEFGKIVWPDKKMTLGLTGIVVVLTFVMAAYLGSVDLLLGKLVSSLLR